One Glycine soja cultivar W05 chromosome 2, ASM419377v2, whole genome shotgun sequence genomic region harbors:
- the LOC114382488 gene encoding BEL1-like homeodomain protein 4: protein MGIATPSSSLPSILSQSKTQQQIHHSNSSMSQDYHHHHQGIFSFPNGFERSAAATTMTHQDPHQQQIRRDKVRVQGFEPPPSHQTLVPIEEDESGSLPVYETAGMLSEMFNFTPGATELLEQQQQQQQPMATTTARAVGSGGSEWYGNRQGMLSNLGPLGDSKNHHHHGSVNSRDSSSSSIVQNQHHHHHNHHHHQMSSINADSAAAMQLFLMNPQTTRSPSPPPPPPPSSSTLHMLLPNTFPPGSGGSFGQFTWLPDTTQEGGPSTVVEGPGHGHGQGLSLSLSSSIEAAKAEELRMGDSGFLYYNQASGGPSSYKSTLGGHHHQALLGQAHQGNVGFGAASSSTSSLGVVNALRNSKYAKAAQELLEEFCSVGRGQFKKNKFNRQLSNPSSNLGGSGGGGGGASSSSSKDIPPLSAADRIEHQRRKVKLLTMLDEVDRRYSHYCEQMHMVVNSFDMVMGFGAAVPYTALAQKAMSRHFRCLKDAITAQLKHSCEVLGEKDGAGNSGLTKGETPRLKMLEQSLRQQRAFHQMGMMEQEAWRPQRGLPERSVNILRAWLFEHFLHPYPSDADKHLLARQTGLSRNQVSNWFINARVRLWKPMVEDMYQQELKEAEGAEEDRERNQSSSNNSGHQLAQTPTPSTTASTATAPPPTTTTPPNGKRSDTESDPSLAQINNTTSTTVMTVTATQVTPPSELPRTMVADESCRHGSLVATDFGTASAASDIGSTLIRFGTTTGDVSLTLGLRHAGNMPEKTPFSVRDFGGI from the exons ATGGGAATAGCAACACCTTCTTCATCGCTTCCTTCCATTCTCTCTCAATCGAAGACACAACAACAAATACATCATTCGAATTCTTCTATGTCCCAAgattaccaccaccaccaccaaggaATCTTCAGCTTCCCGAATGGGTTCGAAAGATCGGCGGCGGCCACTACGATGACTCACCAAGACCCTCACCAACAGCAGATTCGGAGGGACAAAGTGAGGGTGCAAGGCTTCGAGCCACCGCCGTCGCATCAAACTTTGGTACCTATAGAGGAAGACGAATCGGGAAGCCTCCCGGTGTACGAAACCGCCGGGATGTTATCGGAGATGTTCAATTTCACTCCCGGCGCCACGGAATTATTGGAACagcaacagcagcaacaacaaccaaTGGCGACGACGACGGCCAGGGCAGTGGGCAGTGGTGGCAGCGAGTGGTACGGAAACAGACAGGGGATGTTAAGCAATTTGGGACCGTTGGGAGATTccaagaatcatcatcatcatggcaGTGTGAATAGCCGTGACAGTAGCAGCAGCAGCATAGTTCAGAATcagcatcatcatcatcacaaccaccaccatcatcaaATGTCGAGCATTAATGCGGACTCAGCAGCTGCCATGCAGCTTTTTCTCATGAACCCTCAAACCACCAGATCCCCTTCTCCCCCtccacctcctcctccttcttcttctactctccaCATGCTGCTTCCTAATACTTTCCCTCCTGGCTCAGGAGGGTCTTTCGGTCAATTCACGTGGCTCCCCGACACCACTCAAGAAGGAGGACCGAGTACAGTCGTGGAAGGCCCTGGCCACGGTCACGGTCAAGGCCTTTCTCTGTCCCTGTCCTCCTCCATAGAAGCCGCAAAAGCGGAGGAACTAAGGATGGGGGATAGTGGGTTTTTGTATTACAATCAAGCAAGTGGAGGACCCTCTTCCTATAAGAGTACTCTTGGGGGTCATCACCACCAAGCATTGTTGGGACAAGCCCACCAGGGAAATGTTGGGTTTGGAGCAGCATCATCGTCTACATCATCATTAGGTGTTGTGAATGCGTTGAGGAATTCAAAATATGCCAAGGCTGCTCAGGAGTTGCTTGAAGAGTTTTGCAGTGTTGGGAGAGGCCAGTTCAAGAAGAACAAGTTTAACAGACAACTCTCAAACCCTAGTTCCAATCTTGGAGGTAGTGGCGGTGGTGGCGGCGGCGCTTCTTCGTCTTCATCAAAGGATATTCCTCCTTTGTCAGCAGCTGATAGGATTGAGCATCAAAGGAGGAAGGTCAAACTCCTAACCATGCTTGACGAG gtggATAGGAGATACAGCCACTACTGCGAGCAAATGCACATGGTGGTGAACTCATTCGACATGGTGATGGGGTTCGGCGCGGCGGTGCCATACACGGCGCTGGCTCAGAAAGCAATGTCTCGTCACTTTAGGTGCCTGAAGGATGCAATAACAGCACAATTGAAGCATAGTTGTGAGGTGTTGGGAGAGAAAGATGGTGCAGGGAACTCGGGGTTGACCAAAGGAGAGACACCAAGGCTGAAGATGTTGGAACAAAGCTTGAGGCAGCAAAGAGCGTTTCATCAAATGGGGATGATGGAACAGGAGGCTTGGAGACCCCAGAGAGGCTTGCCTGAACGATCTGTCAACATTTTGAGAGCCTGGCTTTTCGAGCATTTCCTTCATCC GTACCCAAGCGATGCAGATAAGCATCTGTTAGCACGACAGACTGGGCTATCGAGAAATCAG GTATCAAACTGGTTCATTAATGCGAGGGTTCGTTTGTGGAAACCCATGGTGGAAGACATGTACCAACAAGAACTCAAAGAGGCCGAAGGGGCAGAAGAAGATAGAGAGAGGAACCAAAGCAGTAGCAACAACAGTGGCCACCAATTGGCACAAACTCCAACACCCTCAACCACGGCATCGACAGCAACAGCGCCACCACCAACAACAACGACACCACCAAACGGAAAAAGATCCGATACCGAAAGCGACCCTTCACTCGCACAGATAAATAACACCACCAGCACCACCGTCATGACGGTCACCGCCACTCAGGTGACGCCACCGTCGGAGCTTCCCCGAACAATGGTGGCCGATGAATCGTGCAGGCATGGTAGCCTCGTTGCAACGGATTTTGGGACCGCTTCTGCTGCTTCTGACATTGGCTCCACTCTGATTAGGTTTGGGACCACCACCGGTGACGTGTCACTCACGCTAGGGCTTCGCCACGCCGGGAACATGCCGGAGAAAACTCCGTTCTCCGTTAGGGACTTTGGAGGCATTTAA
- the LOC114382503 gene encoding BTB/POZ domain-containing protein At3g50780-like codes for MAEIRLTRVEQGQTKIKNVPIAVTPEGFWCCPSPVVFQKSLKTQNTLNKHKPSSPPPPKTSVQKKPVPVSVSVPVCERRTTTPAPSGLVLSDEKQCATAPERPPPPTATSVAAAERAPRQKIESLPKKVAIEFGEPGTCDMKVVLLGKQGFCVKLSVHRDVLTQKSGFFSEKLSEQSGLSCLQIGDCEDVEIYVETVGLMYCKEMKQRLMKQSVSRILRILKVAEFLGFSSCIQSCLEYLEAVPWVGEEEEEKVVSTVLQLQAEGIRVNPVLKRISSDISNVPKDTLSHIIDLVLKSNEERGRREMKSIVLKLLRENNSLPSYARSTDICNDTIYRSCRSCLDSLLSLFKQAAEPDKPSEDRDPIAKCIALEADNLSWLLEILVDKQAADEFALMWANQQELALLHTKLPTMLRYHVSCLSGRLYVGIGRGELLPSKDTRRLLLQTWLQPLMNDYNWLQHGCRSFDRKLVEEGIGRTILTLPLEYQQSILLSWLGSFLKTGDSCPNLQRAFEVWWRRTFIRPYVENQGNVAVSDSSLMLPKQHE; via the exons ATGGCAGAAATTAGGCTCACAAGGGTTGAGCAAGGCCAAACCAAGATTAAGAATGTTCCAATAGCTGTCACCCCAGAAGGGTTTTGGTGCTGCCCTTCCCCTGTGGTGTTTCAGAAAAGCCTCAAAACTCAGAATACTCTCAATAAACACAAACCCTCTTCACCACCCCCACCAAAAACCAGTGTTCAGAAAAAGCCTGTGCCTGTGTCTGTGTCTGTGCCAGTGTGTGAGAGAAGAACTACTACACCTGCCCCTTCAGGATTGGTGCTTtctgatgaaaaacaatgtgcaaCTGCTCCAGAAAGGCCTCCACCACCTACCGCCACATCTGTGGCTGCTGCAGAGAGGGCACCCAGGCAAAAAATTGAATCTTTGCCAAAGAAGGTTGCTATTGAGTTTGGTGAACCTGGAACTTGTGATATGAAAGTGGTTTTGTTGGGAAAGCAGGGATTTTGTGTCAAGTTGAGTGTGCACAGGGATGTTTTGACCCAGAAGAGTGGTTtcttttctgaaaaactctccGAACAATCGGGTTTGTCGTGTCTCCAAATCGGTGACTGCGAGGATGTGGAGATATATGTTGAAACTGTTGGTCTTATGTACTGTAAAGAGATGAAGCAGCGGCTAATGAAGCAAAGTGTTTCCCGCATTCTTCGAATACTTAAG GTTGCCGAATTCCTTGGCTTCAGCTCATGTATCCAATCATGTTTGGAGTACTTGGAGGCAGTCCCTTGGGttggagaagaagaggaagaaaaggtGGTCTCAACTGTACTACAACTCCAAGCAGAAGGAATTAGAGTCAACCCTGTGCTGAAACGAATTTCATCTGACATTTCTAATGTCCCAAAAGACACTCTTTCCCACATCATCGACCTTGTTCTCAAGAGCAACGAGGAAAGAGGCCGCCGAGAGATGAAATCCATTGTTCTAAAGCTCCTCAGGGAGAACAACAGCCTTCCAAGCTATGCGCGATCAACCGACATATGCAATGACACGATCTACAGATCATGCCGAAGCTGCTTGGATTCATTACTGTCTCTATTCAAGCAGGCTGCAGAACCAGACAAACCGAGTGAGGACCGTGATCCTATAGCAAAGTGCATAGCTCTCGAAGCTGATAACTTATCATGGTTGCTTGAGATTTTAGTTGACAAACAAGCCGCTGATGAGTTTGCATTGATGTGGGCAAACCAACAGGAACTGGCGTTGCTACACACGAAGCTGCCAACCATGTTGCGCTACCATGTTAGCTGCCTTTCTGGGAGGCTGTATGTTGGCATCGGAAGAGGGGAGCTGTTGCCGTCGAAGGACACACGCCGGTTGTTGTTACAGACATGGCTGCAGCCTCTGATGAATGACTACAACTGGCTGCAGCATGGATGCAGGTCGTTTGATAGGAAACTTGTGGAGGAAGGAATTGGGAGGACTATTCTGACCTTGCCTCTTGAGTATCAACAGAGCATTTTGCTTTCGTGGTTGGGGAGTTTCTTGAAAACTGGTGATAGCTGTCCCAATCTTCAGAGGGCATTTGAGGTATGGTGGAGGAGAACCTTCATTAGGCCATATGTGGAGAACCAAGGTAATGTTGCTGTATCAGATAGTAGTTTAATGTTGCCAAAGCAGCATGAGTGA